DNA sequence from the Phaenicophaeus curvirostris isolate KB17595 chromosome 22, BPBGC_Pcur_1.0, whole genome shotgun sequence genome:
TTGGTACTTCCGAAGCTTAGAAGGGTGCTGGTGTTTGTCTTTCTGCATTGGCGTTCTGGTCTTGGGAAAGTGTGTTGGTCTTGCCGGAGTAAAACCAAGTACTACGTATGGATTGATAACTTCCAGCTCCCCTTACGGTTCTCAGCCTGTGCTTCCCTCCCACTCGGAGGGCATTAGTTTCCCTTAGAGTTGTCCATGCTTACACTTGCACTCTGCAGTGAATCGGCACTGCCACCTTGGGTCTAATCCGCCTCCACCTGCATCACCTGACACCTAATTCGGAGCCTTTTCCACACTCAGTACTGCTCTTTTCAATCTGGTGCTTATAAaggctttgttttctcagcTTATCTCTTTTGCAAGGATCCACCTCAAAGCAAGAGAAAGTTTCCTAATGTTCGCTTTGGTGCATGTACAAGTTTTTCCACGGCTGTCTTCTAGCCTGTTCAATGCAGaattgaaaacatattttttggTCTGAATTGCAAACCTTTGTTTGTAAGGCTCTggcatgaaaagaaattaaatcatgCTGCTCTGCTCTTTGTTCCAGAGACGTTGTAGGGAACTACGGGAAAAGGGCATCTTATTTGTTGGAAGCGGTGTTagtggtggagaggagggtgccaGGAATGGTCCTTCACTCATGCCAGGAGGAGCCAAAGAAGCCTGGTAAGCATGAGCTGGTGTATTTTAATTCAGAATGGTCTGCAACAATAGCTTTCTATTCAAGTTGAGAGccgagggagggaaggaggaggggtgTGGGTGTGGAGAGAAAAAGATACTTTGCCATCTCACTTCCTCAAGGCTCAAAATGTCTCAGCTTTGCTGGGGTCACGGGGCAGTGCTGAGCTTTCATGGCAGGCAAAACAAAGGCAGATTTTTCTTCCAGGAATTCCCAGGCAAAGGTAGTACCTGCAGAAacccaaagggaaaaaagcgTGCCAGGGCAGAAAGGAATTTTGGTTAAATCTTAAGTACTATTTCTTGattataatttttcattttgggcCCTAGGCAGCTGAAAAGCAGTTAGCTGTGAAACAGGCAGCAGCGAACATCCCCGCAGTGACACAGGTTATAACAGGAGGCTTCAGTACATATTAGTACTGTCTATTAAAACCAGTTTTTTTACAAGTTTCTGTCATGCTGCCCTGTGGTTTTGtacttgctgtttttttttttcctcttgtggtGTTTGTGCCCTCTGCCTACTTGCTGAGGCGTGTTATTTCTGCCTGCAGGCCTCACATCAAGACCATATTTCAAAGCATTGCTGCCAAAGTGGGATCTGGGGAACCTTGTTGTGACTGGGTAAGTTTTTATTTGGTGCTGATCCTAGCTTGGGATTAGATCCACGCGTAGGTAGGTTGGTTGCTGAAGCTCATGAATGTTTGTCCTTAATGAAACCCGCAACAATAGTGGGTTGATTTTCTGGCTGACTGCACTGAATTGAAATCTACCACCTTGGAATAACTCATTCCAGACAATGGAAAGGAAGAGTTTTATGGCTGTGCCCACAGTGTTGTCAGTTGGCGCTGGGCTGCCTGCCTTTCTTCAATCAGAAGGAAGCCACAGGCAGATATTAAACACCAGAAGTGGTGACGGCAGCGTTGCTGATGGCATTTTGCGATGTTCCCTGACAGGtgggagaagagggtgctggacACTTTGTGAAGATGGTGCACAATGGGATTGAATATGGAGACATGCAGCTGATCTGCGAGGCCTTTCACTTCATGAGAGATATGCTGGACATGGAATACATCGAGATGTCACAGGTGATCTTTAGTTTTTTGTGCCTTCTTGAGCCATGGTGGCTGTCTGCCGCTGAGGgtggcagcggggctggggtaAAGCTGCTCTGTGTACAGGAGGTTAGTATTTCTGACATGTCTTCTGCCGAGGGCAGTGCATAATATTCCTAAGCCTCACCTGAGGTAGGAATCTGTGAGTACGTGCACCTGAATGTTTATAAAAGTCATCTAAACTCCCATTCTACGGCTGATTTCTCCCCAGAAGGCACTTTCTTGTGTAGAGCTATGAATTACCCTGCCTGTAAAAGGCTAGTAAAGCATTGAGCAATATAATCAAGCAGGCAGGTCTTGCAAAGAGGTTGTTGAAACAAGTCAATAAGTATGATCTACCTTGAAAGAAGAGTTGTGTTTCCAGTTGTGCTTGAAGATGAGAGGCAACAGGGTGGGCTATGCCTCCGCCTTCCCAGTTGGATACAGGTGCTCCAAGTCAGGGCTGTGGCCCTTCCAGTGTGGGGCTGCTGCAGAACAGCCTTTCAGCAGTGCTGAAGTCACTGGTCGACGTGGCAGGGTACGAAAGCCAGTAATGATATGGCCTGGCCCCTTCTGTGTGTACAGAGACCAATAAATCAATTGACACATGCAGTcaatttgtgtatgtgtgtgcatatatacacacacatatatataaaaatacatacatactCATACacactttttctcctcttccaggtATTTCAGGAATGGAATAAAACAGAGTTGGACTCTTTTCTGATTGAAATCACAGCCAATATTCTCAAGTACAGAGACAACTATGGCAAATACCTCCTCCCAAAGATCAGGGACAGCGCAGGACAAAAAGGCACAGGGAAGTGGACAGCCGTTTCCGCCCTGGAATATGGAGTCCCTGTCACACTCATAGGTAACTGGTTCTTCAATCTGGCTTTCCTTTGTCTTTCCTACCTGCATGTATCACATCACAGTAAGGTCTTGTTACCTTCCCTTTATATAACCTGGCCTCTGAAGGGAATGGTGACACAGGAGTTGTCTACATCTGCAGCACATTGGGAGTGCTCTCTTGCCACAAGTCCAATGGGGACTTTCCTGTTGAGTAAATGAGATCAATCAAcaggttcacagaatcatagaagaatatgagttggaagggaccttaaaaatgatctaattccaacctccctgccatgggcagggacacctcccattagatcaggctgcccactGTTCTTTGTTATAGTATTGGCTTGTAAGTTTTATGCTTTTTCtacctctttttcctttgcctcAGCTGGTCAAGTCCTGTTGTACTAGAATATAAGAAAAACTATATTCAGTAGGCTATAAGAGAGTAACTGCAGCAAAAGCTATCAGAGAAACATGACTGCATTCCAGCAGCGTATTTTTACAAAACAAGTTTTGTAGATGGTCATAATAATCTACTTCAGCTGCAATCTTTCAGTTCTGGCCTTGAAGCAGTGTTTCTCATTTGTGCTGTTAATATTCTCTGGTTTAGGGCTCTCAGAAAGACCGAGGGTGGAGGAGGCGCTCCCTCTTTGAGGCCTCTGCAGTGCCAGAGGGACATTGTTGGGTAATGATGAGTTGTTAGGGAAGTATGTGCAATAGCCCTTATGTAAACATGGCCAGTCTTAGGGCAGTTGCTCCGTGTGCGGTTTTACTGTCTCAGCATGACTTACACACTTCTTGTAAAAGCAGAGTCATGCTCTCCCTGGTTTTCCCTGATTTTCCCACAACGCTTCTCCTCTCTAGTGTAGAAGGAAGTTTTTGCAGAAATGGAGAGGAGCCAGTTCCAATTTTGATCTGGTCTGTCAGTCCTGTgtcagggaggatccaggatcTTGTGAAAACATTACTCATAaatctggtttggtttttttttccggTTTGTTTGGATAGTTCTGCATTTCGTGGTATTTTTTGTTGCAATTCGTGACTCACTTAAAAGGTGGAAAAAATGTTCAATGTGAATACTGTAACAAACTTGATTGCTTTTCTCCTGTCATGCCCTGGGAAGgaaatgattttgttttctacttAACAATGCCATCTTCAATTGCAAATAAGTACAACTTAAAGCAGCACAATTAGGGATTTTGACTGAGCCAGATCAAGAGGTTGGCATTTAGGCTTTCTCTTCAGGAGCCGATGATTCTGCTTGGCTTCCTCCCTAGCCCCGGCGAATGACATTTAATAACCTGCTTAGTGGTGTTATAAAACTTGCTTACAAGTTCAAAATACTATGGTTATGGGCCTACCAGATTTGTATCGCTTATTTCCTCTTGTAAGTTAACCTGCTGACCTATTCTTGATTTTTAATTgctcttattttccatgtgtgtATTTTAAAGCACGTTTAGTTAACGTGTGTTGGCAAGAAAATGCAACAGCTTTTTATCTTCAACAGTAATTAATGGAGTCTTGAGTGCTGCCTGTCCCTGGGCTGCAGTGCAACACTGCTGtggttaggaagaaattttaaagttgtggtggtttaaccccagctggtGTCTGAAAGCCCCACAGAGCTGCTCGCTCTCTCCCCCTGGTGGGTTGGGAGAGAGAATCAAAGTGAGGAAACTTGGGGGTTAGAATAAAGACagtagtaataaataaataaagtagacagtagtaataaataaataaagacagtTAGGATAAAGACAGTAGTAAATAAGTAATGCAtggcaaaacaaggaattcattccTGACTTTCAtaagcaggcaggtgttcagccgttcccaggagagcagggctccatcacgcCCAACCGTTACCTGGGGAGACAAACACTGTGACTCCAAATgttcccccttcctcctccttctcccagctTTATATCGCTGATGTGATGTCATATGGTGTGGAATATCCCTTGGGTTGGTTCGgtcagctgtgtcccctcccaccCTCCTGTGCAGCCCCAGCATTCGCTTGGAGTAGTGGAGTGAAGAGCAGGAAAGGCCTTGGCTCTGTGTAAGAAGTGAGCGCTGTTTAGCACTGAgtaaaacatccctgtgttatcaacactgtttgCAGCACAAATACAACCCATAGTTCTGTGCTAACTACTGTGGAGAAAATTAtcccaaaaccagcaaaaaaaaagttcttagAACTAAGCTGGTGACGGTTCCTGAGGATAATTTTCATGTGGATgacttgtggttttttttttcctttgtcattgTAAAGCTGTATCAGTCAACATTTACCCCATAGTTCTGCTGACTGGCAGTTTGGTCCCTCAGTAATGTTGCTGAAATAATTAACTTGTACCTCTCTTCCCCTGTGACTTTCACTATGTGTGTGACTCGGAGCTCTCGCTGTGTGCCTGAGGACAAGTATTTACAGCCACAGCAGTGATGCTGCCCTTTCTAATTATCTGCTCTTTCCTACCATCCTTAAAGGTGAAGCGGTGTTTGCCCGGTGCCTGTCTGCCCTCAAGGATGAGAGAGTGCGTGCCAGTAAGGTGCTGCGGGGGCCTAAAGTGACTGAGTTTGCTGGGAACAGGGATGAATTTCTGGAGGACATACGCAAGGTGAGTCGCTCTGTTAAAGCTGCCTATCAAAGAAGGGTTTGGATGCTCTAAACCCCGGTGAGGAGCTTCTCTGTTTACAGTTCATGACAATCGGTTCCTCCTTCCAGTCAGTGGACTAAACAGAGCACGTATAATGTGAAGTTTCTCGTTCAACTTTGTGGGACTTCACTTGGAATGTGAATTTGGTTTTGTAGGCCCTGTACGCTTCCAAGATTATCTCGTATGCCCAAGGCTTCATGCTGCTGAAACAAGCAGCCAAAGAGTTTGGTTGGTCGCTGAATTACGGTGGCATTGCAATGATGTGGAGGGGTGGCTGCATCATCAGAAGGTAAGTAGGATGAGGAGGTGATTAGTCGCTGAGGGGAGAAGAGCCTGCTAAGTTTGTGGGGGGTAGACTGACAAGCCTAAAGATTTTCTTGGAAAATCCATGAAGTTAATGTGCTGCTAACATACCAAGAGGCTGATCCTGTAGACAGTTCTAGGGGTTACCAGATGAAGCCAGTTTTCTGGTAGCCTGGCTACTGCAGATTTTCTTtggtctttgttttgtttgcatctTTGTCAGTGTTTGGAATCTGAGTCTGGCTAAGCCATATTTTGGCAGTTGAAGTTTTGTATTGTGGGCCTTCGTTGGAAGCTGTGAAATGTTATTCCTGTGTTTTACATGTGTCCTGCCTAGTGTGTTCCTGGGAAAAATCAAGGATGCCTTTGATCGAAACCCTGAGCTTCAGAATCTGCTGTTGGATGATTTCTTTAGGACAGCTATTGAAGACTGTCAGGTGAGTTTCCAAGGAAGAAAGAGCATAAACCCGATAGTTTACAGTTTGgatttcttcagcttctttccCAGGAGTTACCTTCACAAGTGTATTTAGACTGAAAAATTGAAAAGGGAGAGGACATCTCTGAAACCTATTTATACAGCATCTTCAGTCCCAAAGATCTCTAACCAGTCCTTAAGCTCTTAAGTGTATCTGTACGCACGTATGTAAGGGTATAGAAATTCATCATTTATGCCTCAGAGTACCCTTCTTCAGTGGAGCATATCAGTCTTACAGGATCAGGTCAGGAAAAACTATACAGCTGGAGCTGGTTAAAATTGAAGAAGGGAGTTGCTGTGATGAGGTAGGCTGTACTGAGCTCCAAACTAGAGTTTAATCATACACCAAGGCTTGTGTCCAGCTCTTAGAAATTCTTTTAACCAAAGCTGAGTATTCCATGCAGGTTCCTAAATCACATGCACAGTAGAAATTAGGATTATCCACATGTCTGAAGTATCGTGCTGATCTCTTATGCCCTTGGGTTGGTTTTGTACTCTGCTTGATTAGAGATCCTGAAAGTGCCTCAGTGTTTGCTCAGTGTCTTCATGCTTTTGGGATGTGCTGATTactctttctgtgctgtttatTAACTCTCACCCGCCGTTATTTTGGATCAACCTTGTTCATGTGAAATCAGGAATCGACAGCTGTGCTTGCTCAGACTTGATCACTGGATTCTGCATAACGTGAAACAGCTCACGCTGTCACGCTAGAACGGTTCATACGCCTGCACGTGCCTCTGAGCAAGCACggattaatttttcttccccctcccttttcatCTCTCTCAGGACTCCTGGCGCCGTGTAATCACTGTCGGAGTACAGATGGGTATCCCTATGCCTTGCTTCACTACAGCACTTTCTTTTTACGATGGGTACCGGCACGAAATATTGCCAGCTAACCTGATTCAGGTGGGTGCCTGAAATGGTGTCGCAGGTCTTCTGGATGCTGAAATACCATCATGTTGTTATTTCAATACTGGGCAAAAGGCCGTGATGGCAGGATGTCCCAATCACTCCAACATTCTAAGGATGAAGGCATAGATTGCTCAGTGGAATTCACTTAAGCCTGAAATTcaccaaaataaaatgctgagaGATGTCTGGATAAGGAAGAGATTAGTGCCCAGCATGGTTTAATATTCCACCTGTGAACCAAGGGTAatcttagaatagtttgggttggaagagaccttaaggatcaatccagttccacccccctgccatgggcaaggacacctcccactggatcaggctgcccaaggccttgaacacctccagggatggggcagccacagcttccctgggcagcctgtgccagggcctcaccaccctcatagtgaagaaattcctccttatgtctagtctaaatctgcccctctccagtaaCAATATCTTTTAATCAAAATGCTTTATAATAAAGAAGTATCTTTGAACCCCTGGAGTAAGTGCTAGCTTTTTAGATTATTACCTAGCAGAAGTAATATACTTGTCTTTCTACAGAACTCTTAATTACTAGGTAATTAAGCAAATGTTTCATTGCAGTGATTTTGctaataatgagaaaataagtTTGGATATTCTAATATTGGAGTCACATGTTATTTCTGATATTCCTAAGTATCTGTAGGTCCAACTTCTAGTACTCGTATGACTTGTGATATTCATGTGTCTCTTTTATATGTGTGTTCTTTTATTCTAGGCTCAGCGTGATTATTTTGGGGCACATACGTATGACATGTTATCAAAGCCAGGTGTGTTTTACCATGCTAACTGGACAGGCCGTG
Encoded proteins:
- the PGD gene encoding 6-phosphogluconate dehydrogenase, decarboxylating, producing MAKADIGLIGLAVMGQNLILNMNDHGFVVCAFNRTVSKVDEFLANEAKGTNVIGAHSLEEMVCKLKKPRRIMLMVKAGEAVDDFINKLVPLLETGDIIIDGGNSEYRDTTRRCRELREKGILFVGSGVSGGEEGARNGPSLMPGGAKEAWPHIKTIFQSIAAKVGSGEPCCDWVGEEGAGHFVKMVHNGIEYGDMQLICEAFHFMRDMLDMEYIEMSQVFQEWNKTELDSFLIEITANILKYRDNYGKYLLPKIRDSAGQKGTGKWTAVSALEYGVPVTLIGEAVFARCLSALKDERVRASKVLRGPKVTEFAGNRDEFLEDIRKALYASKIISYAQGFMLLKQAAKEFGWSLNYGGIAMMWRGGCIIRSVFLGKIKDAFDRNPELQNLLLDDFFRTAIEDCQDSWRRVITVGVQMGIPMPCFTTALSFYDGYRHEILPANLIQAQRDYFGAHTYDMLSKPGVFYHANWTGRGGNVAATRYAV